TAATTATAACAGAGAATATGTCATTTTCAAAATCACACTACAAATAACCCATTGATTTATTATCATTTTATTTTTCATGTATCAAACGTTCAATAAAAAAAACGCGACCAGAGGGTATCTCTCTAGGTCGCGCAAAAATACAACAATTTAGTAAGGCAATTCGACTACATGTTCAGACAGACTATTAAATCAACTTAAATTTATTTCAGGCCCATTGCATCACGCATGGTGAAGAACAAGTCCGTTTGATCTGTTAATCCAACTACATTAGCTGCATGTGGACCGTAAGCAGCAACTCGTAATTGTGCCCCCGTATGCTCTTGAGATCCTTCTTCTGAGTTACCGTAATTCACCACCATAACCGCACCATCTTTGGTAATAAGTGCTTGTGTTAATCCACTTGATTTCACATCAGCTTCTATAATTTGACTTGAATGCGCGTGGTCAGCTGTAACAATAATCAGAGTGTCACCGTTTTGTTTAGCAAAATCTAAACCGATCTGTACAGCTTCATCTAACGCAACTGTTTCACCGATTTGACCACAAGGATTAGCATTATGATCTTGCTTATCAATAGAGGCACTTTCGACTTGTAAGAAGAAGCCATTTTCATTGGTTTTCAGTAAATCAATCGCTTTTTTGGTCATTTGTGCCAGTGTTGGCGCATTAGGGTCAAGTTTAGAGTTAGGTTTACATTCTAATGGCGGGTTATTGATATTGCCATGATAAACCGCTTTAGGCCCTTCCCACGCTACAGCCATATTGCCCTCATGGAATAACCCTAATACTGGCTTATCTTGATTCGCCAAAGTAATGGCGTCTAATGATTTAGCATCTTTGACGATTTGATAACCACGTTCAATGGCTTGTTGTTCTAATGTTTTACCTTTGTATTCACCCGCTACTGCGGTTTGAGCAAAACTTTTTGCACCGCCCCCTAATGTAACATCTGCACGAGTCACTAGTAGTTGCTCAGAGATAGAACCTTTACCGCCATTTTCTAATGCATTAGTTGAGCATTTTTCTAAGGTTTCAACAGGACCATAACATTTACGTCCAGTGACATGAGAAAATAGTGCGGCAGGTGTTGCATCTTGAATTTCTGATGTCGTCACGTTCCCCGTTGCCTTTCCGTTAGCTTTTGCTAATTCTAAAATGGTTTGATGATCCTTACCAAATACATCAATCCCTAATGCACCATTATACGTTTTCACACCCGAAGCCCATGCCGTTGCTGAGGCTGCCGAATCTGTGACATAGTTAGGTTTTTGTGTTTTTCTGTCTAATGAATAGTGTGTATATTGACCCGTCATCGGTAATGCATCAATACCTTTAAAAAAACCACCCGCACCTTCAGCGTAGTTACGTGCAACAGTGATTTCAGAATCCCCCATACCATCACCAATAAAGAGGATCACATTTTTCGCTTGATTATTATTTAAAGCTGCTTTTAATGCCTCAGTTTGATCTTGAGTCATACGGCGAGCACCGCCAAATTCTGTGATATTACCTTTTGCTGCGCGATCTTGTGCCAAAATTGCATCCGCAGCAACGGGAGCAGCAAAAGAAGGGAAACTCGCACCAGCCAATAGCGTTGTGACAATAACGGATAAAATAGAACGTTGGTAACGATGAGACATAGCTTTTTCCTTGCACTCTAAAGTAAAAACAAGATTAATGTTTTAAGTCAGAAAAAGCTTACGGTAGTTAAATGACAAAGAAATGAAGAGTAAAAGCAATTTTGATGACAGCTTTATGACAGGTTAGTGACAAGAACGAAGCTTATACTATGCATTATCTTGTATAAGCTTCTATTGTATTACGATTGAGTCCTGAGAGATTAATTTTCTTGTGTTAGTGCTTTTGTTCCCAGATACAGTGTTTCACACCAAGAGATATAATCATGTCCACTGGCCATTTCGAGTGATTTAACAGGGTAACCTTTTTGTTCTAAAACTTGTTTAAGATGGCGATTATTATTTAGAATTCCCCCTTTATCTCCACGGCTTTCAAATAGTCCTGCTTCTAAGAAAAACTGTAATGGTTTTTTATCCGCTTGCTTAAATTGACGAATAAGCCATTCTGGTTCTTCATTTTCAGGCGCCCACCAATAGGAGCCAGACATACTGAGTACTTTGCCAAAGCGCTCAGGACGATTAAATGCAATCCATGAAGAAGCTAATCCACCATAACTAGAACCTGACACTATCGTTTCTTCCCCCGAGACATGGATACCTTTCTCTTTTTCTAACCAAACAAACAATTCATCAGCTAAAAAACGGTAAAAATCAGGATTGGGTGGTAATTCGATCCCACGTCGATCGCCATCAATACTGTCAACAAATAGGATCATGATTGGCGGTAATTTCCCCTCTTCGATCTGTTTATCAAAAAACTTATCAATACCATATTGGCGACGATAAGTTTGCCCATCAAATAATACAAGAAGTCGAGGCGTTTCCATTTTTTGAGCTGGCAGGTAAAGTGCTATTTCACGATCATTATTTAAGATCTCGCTGTGAAAGCGAACAATCTCTGTCTTGCCTTTCATTGCTCTATCAAGAATATCAGGCAAATGGCATTCGCGCTGACGGTCTAATGACAACAAAGAGAAATGATTATAAATATCCTCTGACTGACTTGGTGAATCGTGAGAATTCAACGGATCCGCCTGTGCTGTGGTTAAAATCGCGCGACGTTGTTCAAAGGGTTCTGCATTTTCAATAACCGGAACATCAGGGGCTAATTTATATTGCATTAATGTATCGTTAGGCACGATATAACTACGATACCAAATATCACTATTGGGTAAATGAGTTAACGGATCATGGTTACCTTCAGGTGATCCCAGCAAATAGACATTCTTTTTGCGCCTTGCCAGAGAAAAGTTACTCGCTTTTTATCATGATCATAAGGCTCAATCAGAGGAGTCCCTTCTTGGTGTATTTGTTGCCAAAATGCCTGAATATTTTTTTGATCAAGTTGTTTAGCGAGAGTTTGCAAACGAGGGCTAGTTGGTGCAATACCAGCATCTTTATCTAAAGGTTGATAAGGTTGTGTTGTTAGCATGAATAGCCACTGGTTTTTAGCTTCACCTTGTGCAACTAATTGATAATTAGCAGTTTCAGGTAATAAAAAACGTACCTTTTGTTGCCCGTCAGCGGGAATATCTTTTAATAAATGACGAAGATGAGTACCATCTTGTTTCTCTAACCGTAAATTTTGTATCCCTTTTACGCTTAATTCAACATAACGTTGACTTTCTAAATGAGTGGTAAAACACACCGTGTCGTTATCAAACTGGCCTGTCATTTCTTTATTTTCTGTCACTGTTAAGCAACTGGCAAAACTTGAAAAAGAGGCCATCAACATGCATATCATCAGAGGAATTCTCACTTTATTTCTCATTATTAACTATTGTGAGAAACAATGGTAATGATAATTGTTATCATTACAATAAATGAAATGGCTGTATATCATCAAAATTATTTTTAACCTCAAATAAAAAAGCTCAAATAATTTATTTGAGCTTTTTTATGATCCAATATTAAATTAACGCTCTTCTAACGGATAGCTACGGAAGCTCCATAAGCCCAGCGCCTTTAAGCCATCACGATAAATGCCTTGGATATCTGATTTGCTCGCTTTTTGTAATTCCGCTAAGGGTTTATCAGGTGCAACAACCGTTAAGTAAGTAATATCACTTGGGCCACTTTGCCAACTGGCAAGCGTGAAAATTGCGTCTGCACGACGGACATGACTACCAGAGCTAATAATAACAGCCGTTTTAATACGATGTTTAGTTAATGCATAACGACTAAATAACGCATTTTCGACCGTTGTACGTGCATAGTTCTCTTGGAAAATACGTTCTGGTGCAATACCGTTTTTTACCAACCAATCGGCCATTAATTTCCCTTCCGTTTGATGTGCTTTTGGCACGCCCCCCGTAACGACAATCATGGCTTCTGGTAATTGTTTAGCCACTTCTAAAGTTTTATTTAAGCGTTCAATTAAAATCTTATTCATTGTGCCATCAGGATTTAAGGCATACCCCAATGTCACAATCGCGTTGTTATCTTTGGTTTTATTTAGTTTGGCCAAATCTGCTGGTGTCAATTTATCACTTAACGGCATTTTGCTTACGCGATCAATCTCTGCAAAAAAACGACTGACTTCTTCAGCTTTAGCCGGA
This genomic stretch from Proteus vulgaris harbors:
- the fes gene encoding esterase — protein: MLGSPEGNHDPLTHLPNSDIWYRSYIVPNDTLMQYKLAPDVPVIENAEPFEQRRAILTTAQADPLNSHDSPSQSEDIYNHFSLLSLDRQRECHLPDILDRAMKGKTEIVRFHSEILNNDREIALYLPAQKMETPRLLVLFDGQTYRRQYGIDKFFDKQIEEGKLPPIMILFVDSIDGDRRGIELPPNPDFYRFLADELFVWLEKEKGIHVSGEETIVSGSSYGGLASSWIAFNRPERFGKVLSMSGSYWWAPENEEPEWLIRQFKQADKKPLQFFLEAGLFESRGDKGGILNNNRHLKQVLEQKGYPVKSLEMASGHDYISWCETLYLGTKALTQEN
- the phoA gene encoding alkaline phosphatase: MSHRYQRSILSVIVTTLLAGASFPSFAAPVAADAILAQDRAAKGNITEFGGARRMTQDQTEALKAALNNNQAKNVILFIGDGMGDSEITVARNYAEGAGGFFKGIDALPMTGQYTHYSLDRKTQKPNYVTDSAASATAWASGVKTYNGALGIDVFGKDHQTILELAKANGKATGNVTTSEIQDATPAALFSHVTGRKCYGPVETLEKCSTNALENGGKGSISEQLLVTRADVTLGGGAKSFAQTAVAGEYKGKTLEQQAIERGYQIVKDAKSLDAITLANQDKPVLGLFHEGNMAVAWEGPKAVYHGNINNPPLECKPNSKLDPNAPTLAQMTKKAIDLLKTNENGFFLQVESASIDKQDHNANPCGQIGETVALDEAVQIGLDFAKQNGDTLIIVTADHAHSSQIIEADVKSSGLTQALITKDGAVMVVNYGNSEEGSQEHTGAQLRVAAYGPHAANVVGLTDQTDLFFTMRDAMGLK
- a CDS encoding esterase, whose translation is MICMLMASFSSFASCLTVTENKEMTGQFDNDTVCFTTHLESQRYVELSVKGIQNLRLEKQDGTHLRHLLKDIPADGQQKVRFLLPETANYQLVAQGEAKNQWLFMLTTQPYQPLDKDAGIAPTSPRLQTLAKQLDQKNIQAFWQQIHQEGTPLIEPYDHDKKRVTFLWQGAKRMSICWDHLKVTMIR
- a CDS encoding DUF218 domain, which gives rise to MAQPSRVSLHIKKTVISLAIVALGFTVSSTALAYQKVHQPDNSYQQYVSQRQTVDSLIQDALDAFKSPARVSDAGFTGKLPSNMEIVAQKLQQAYKLEPYRLDLLFSTASAYIYNNDVPRAITIYKQILEAAPDDIDALIYVTSWTRFEGKDKESEAYFNKLKSLNPAKAEEVSRFFAEIDRVSKMPLSDKLTPADLAKLNKTKDNNAIVTLGYALNPDGTMNKILIERLNKTLEVAKQLPEAMIVVTGGVPKAHQTEGKLMADWLVKNGIAPERIFQENYARTTVENALFSRYALTKHRIKTAVIISSGSHVRRADAIFTLASWQSGPSDITYLTVVAPDKPLAELQKASKSDIQGIYRDGLKALGLWSFRSYPLEER